In Helicobacter bilis, a genomic segment contains:
- a CDS encoding YggS family pyridoxal phosphate-dependent enzyme: protein MICENLAKTLESIEKIKERYNRKDSIKLIAVSKYSNIDAIQQAFSCGQIAFGENKVQDLMAKSRSLSTHNIEWHFIGTLQENKINMLIQIKPALLHSLHSLKLAHALQKRLMREDYKMKALLQVNSANEDSKSGFCVESAFSSYLEILETCPNIELNGLMCMGANSDDKALIEKGFLQTQNLYERLKPYNANILSMGMSSDYEIAIACGSNHLRIGSSIFRG, encoded by the coding sequence ATGATTTGTGAGAATCTAGCAAAAACTTTAGAATCTATTGAGAAAATAAAAGAGCGTTATAATAGAAAAGATTCTATAAAGCTTATTGCTGTGAGTAAATATAGTAATATAGACGCAATACAACAGGCTTTTTCATGCGGGCAAATCGCCTTTGGGGAGAATAAAGTCCAAGATTTAATGGCAAAAAGCAGATCCCTATCTACACACAACATAGAGTGGCATTTCATCGGCACTCTGCAGGAAAATAAGATTAATATGCTAATACAAATTAAACCCGCACTGCTTCATTCCCTGCATTCTCTAAAACTTGCACACGCTTTGCAAAAACGGCTTATGCGAGAAGATTATAAGATGAAAGCCCTATTACAAGTCAATAGTGCGAATGAAGACTCTAAAAGTGGCTTTTGTGTGGAATCTGCTTTTTCTAGCTATCTTGAGATTCTAGAGACATGCCCTAATATAGAGCTTAATGGGCTTATGTGTATGGGTGCAAATAGTGATGATAAAGCCTTGATTGAGAAAGGCTTTTTGCAAACACAGAATCTTTATGAGCGACTAAAGCCTTATAATGCAAACATTCTTTCAATGGGTATGAGTAGCGATTATGAAATCGCCATTGCATGTGGGAGCAACCATCTTCGCATTGGGAGTAGTATTTTTAGGGGTTAG